Proteins from one Enterobacter bugandensis genomic window:
- a CDS encoding glutathione S-transferase family protein, with protein sequence MGQLVDGVWQDVWYDTKSTGGRFKRSVSAFRNWLTADGAPGPSGEGGFAAEKDRYHLYVSLACPWAHRTLIVRKLKGLESFIPVSVVNPLMLENGWTFDSDFPAATGDDLYHHDFLYQLYLRADPHYTGRVTVPVLWDKKNQTIVSNESAEIIRMFNTAFDAHGARAGDYYPVELRDKIDELNSWIYDNVNNGVYKAGFATSQEAYDEAVGKVFESLERLEQILGQHRYLTGDRLTEADIRLWTTLVRFDPVYVTHFKCDKHRISDYLNLYGFLRDIYQMPGIAETVDFDHIRTHYFRSHKTINPTGIISIGPWQDLDEPHGRDVRFG encoded by the coding sequence ATGGGACAACTCGTAGACGGCGTCTGGCAGGATGTCTGGTATGACACCAAATCCACCGGTGGACGCTTTAAGCGCTCTGTTTCGGCCTTCCGTAACTGGCTGACCGCCGACGGCGCACCCGGCCCGAGTGGCGAAGGGGGCTTTGCGGCGGAGAAAGATCGTTATCATCTTTATGTTTCCCTCGCCTGCCCGTGGGCGCACCGCACGCTGATCGTGCGCAAGCTAAAAGGCCTCGAATCCTTCATTCCGGTTTCAGTCGTCAACCCGTTGATGCTGGAAAACGGCTGGACGTTCGACAGTGATTTCCCCGCTGCGACCGGTGATGACCTGTATCACCACGATTTCCTCTACCAGCTCTACCTGCGCGCCGATCCGCACTACACCGGACGCGTGACCGTGCCGGTGCTGTGGGACAAGAAAAACCAGACGATAGTCAGCAATGAGTCCGCGGAAATCATCCGCATGTTCAATACCGCGTTTGATGCGCACGGCGCCCGCGCCGGGGATTACTACCCGGTTGAACTGCGCGATAAGATTGACGAGCTGAACAGCTGGATTTACGACAACGTCAACAACGGTGTCTATAAGGCCGGTTTCGCCACCAGCCAGGAAGCCTATGACGAAGCGGTCGGAAAGGTGTTTGAATCGCTGGAGCGCCTGGAGCAGATCCTGGGCCAGCATCGCTACCTGACGGGCGATCGCCTGACGGAAGCGGACATTCGCCTGTGGACCACGCTGGTTCGCTTTGACCCGGTCTATGTCACCCACTTTAAGTGCGATAAACACCGCATCAGCGACTACCTGAACCTGTATGGTTTCCTGCGAGACATCTACCAGATGCCGGGGATCGCGGAGACGGTCGATTTTGACCATATTCGCACCCACTATTTCCGCAGCCACAAGACCATCAACCCGACGGGCATCATCTCCATTGGCCCGTGGCAGGATCTGGATGAACCGCACGGGCGCGACGTGCGTTTCGGATAA
- the yhaJ gene encoding DNA-binding transcriptional regulator YhaJ yields MAKERALTLEALRVMDAIDRRGSFAAAADELGRVPSALSYTMQKLEEELDVVLFDRSGHRTKFTNVGRMLLERGRVLLEAADKLTTDAEALARGWETHLTLVTEALVPTEALFPLVDRLAAKANTQLSIITEVLAGAWERLETGRADIVIAPDMHFRSSSEINSRKLYSVMNVYVAAPDHPIHQEPEPLSEVTRVKYRGVAVADTARERPVLTVQLLDKQPRLTVTSLENKRQALLAGLGVATMPYPFVEKDIAEGRLRVVSPEYTSEVDIIMAWRRDSMGEAKSWCLREIPKLFAHHNK; encoded by the coding sequence ATGGCTAAAGAGAGAGCATTGACGCTTGAGGCGCTTCGCGTCATGGACGCGATTGACCGGCGCGGCAGCTTTGCCGCGGCGGCAGATGAACTGGGGCGCGTTCCGTCTGCGCTAAGCTACACCATGCAAAAACTGGAGGAAGAGCTGGACGTCGTGCTCTTCGATCGCTCCGGTCATCGAACAAAATTCACCAACGTGGGGCGGATGCTGCTGGAGCGAGGTCGCGTGCTGCTGGAAGCGGCGGACAAGCTCACCACGGACGCCGAAGCGCTGGCGCGAGGCTGGGAAACCCACCTGACGTTAGTCACCGAAGCGCTGGTGCCGACCGAAGCGCTGTTCCCGCTGGTGGACCGCCTGGCGGCGAAGGCCAATACGCAGCTGTCGATCATCACCGAGGTGCTGGCCGGGGCGTGGGAGCGTCTGGAGACGGGCAGGGCGGATATCGTCATTGCGCCTGACATGCATTTCCGCTCATCGTCAGAAATCAACTCGCGCAAGCTCTACAGCGTCATGAACGTTTACGTCGCCGCGCCGGATCACCCGATTCACCAGGAGCCGGAGCCGCTCTCTGAAGTGACGCGCGTGAAGTACCGCGGCGTGGCGGTGGCGGATACCGCGCGCGAGCGTCCGGTGCTGACGGTTCAGCTGCTGGATAAACAGCCGCGTCTGACGGTCACGTCACTGGAAAACAAGCGGCAGGCGCTGCTGGCCGGTTTGGGCGTGGCGACGATGCCCTACCCGTTTGTCGAAAAAGATATTGCGGAAGGGCGACTGAGGGTGGTGAGCCCGGAGTATACCAGCGAAGTGGACATTATTATGGCGTGGCGCCGCGACAGCATGGGCGAAGCCAAATCGTGGTGCCTGCGCGAAATTCCAAAGCTGTTTGCGCATCACAACAAATAA
- a CDS encoding YqjK-like family protein, whose protein sequence is MSDKAERQKRKAYLLSQIQQQRLDLSASRRDWIDATRRFDRGWNTFLSLRSWALVGSSVMAIWTVRHPNMLIRWARRGFGAWSAWRLVKATLRQQQLR, encoded by the coding sequence GTGAGCGATAAAGCGGAACGTCAGAAGCGAAAAGCGTACCTGTTAAGTCAGATCCAGCAGCAGCGGCTGGATCTGTCTGCCAGCCGCCGTGACTGGATCGACGCGACGCGACGGTTTGACCGTGGCTGGAATACCTTCCTGAGCCTGCGTTCGTGGGCACTGGTCGGCAGCAGCGTGATGGCTATCTGGACGGTTCGTCATCCGAATATGCTCATCCGCTGGGCCCGACGCGGTTTTGGTGCATGGAGCGCCTGGCGTCTGGTCAAAGCAACGTTGCGGCAACAACAGCTGCGGTGA
- a CDS encoding DUF1090 domain-containing protein: protein MKFRMTLALALFSLSTTTFANSLCQEKEQDIQREIGYAEKHNNQHRVDGLKKALSEVKANCSDSKLRADHQKKIAEQKDEIAERRQDLQEAKEKGDAEKIAKREKKLKEAQDDLKALEARDY from the coding sequence ATGAAATTCCGCATGACCCTGGCTCTGGCCCTTTTTTCTTTAAGCACAACGACCTTCGCAAACTCTCTCTGTCAGGAGAAAGAACAGGATATTCAGCGTGAGATCGGTTATGCCGAAAAGCATAACAATCAGCACCGTGTTGATGGTCTCAAAAAAGCGCTGAGCGAAGTGAAAGCGAACTGTTCAGACAGCAAGCTGCGTGCCGATCACCAAAAGAAAATCGCTGAACAGAAGGACGAGATAGCCGAGCGCCGTCAAGACCTGCAGGAAGCGAAAGAGAAAGGGGATGCGGAAAAAATTGCTAAGCGCGAGAAGAAGTTGAAAGAGGCGCAGGACGACCTGAAAGCGCTGGAAGCTCGCGATTATTGA
- a CDS encoding pirin family protein — MITTRTAKQCGQADFGWLQARYTFSFGHYFDPKLLGYASLRVLNQEVLAPGASFQPRTYPKVDILNLILEGEAEYRDSEGNHVQAKAGEALLISTQPGISYSEHNLSKDKTLTRMQLWLDACPERENPLVQKIDLKGDKQQLIASPDGSKDSLQLRQQVWLHHIELKKGEQASFQLHGPRAYLQSIHGTVHAVTHAEEKEALTCGDGAFIRDEANITLVADTPLRALLIDLPV, encoded by the coding sequence ATGATTACGACAAGAACAGCGAAACAGTGCGGACAAGCCGATTTCGGTTGGCTGCAGGCCCGCTACACCTTTTCCTTTGGACACTACTTTGACCCTAAACTCCTCGGTTACGCTTCACTGCGCGTGTTGAACCAGGAAGTGCTCGCCCCGGGCGCCTCCTTCCAGCCGCGTACGTATCCGAAAGTCGATATCCTGAACCTGATCCTGGAAGGCGAGGCAGAATACCGCGATAGCGAGGGCAATCATGTCCAGGCAAAGGCTGGCGAAGCGTTGTTAATTTCCACGCAGCCGGGCATCAGCTACAGCGAGCATAACCTCAGCAAAGACAAAACGCTGACGCGCATGCAGCTGTGGCTCGACGCCTGCCCTGAGCGAGAAAACCCGCTGGTGCAGAAAATAGATCTGAAGGGCGATAAACAGCAGCTGATTGCCTCGCCTGACGGCAGCAAGGACAGCTTGCAGCTGCGACAGCAGGTATGGCTGCACCATATCGAACTGAAAAAAGGTGAACAGGCAAGCTTCCAGCTGCACGGCCCGCGCGCCTATTTGCAGTCCATTCACGGTACGGTGCATGCGGTAACGCACGCGGAAGAGAAAGAAGCGCTCACCTGCGGCGACGGGGCGTTTATTCGTGACGAAGCGAATATCACCCTGGTGGCAGATACGCCGCTGCGCGCGCTGCTGATTGATTTGCCGGTTTAA
- a CDS encoding DUF805 domain-containing protein, with amino-acid sequence MDWYLKVLRNYVGFGGRARRKEYWMFVLVNFVLIMVLGIVDKILGWERAGGEGVLTTIYGLLVLLPSWAVLFRRLHDTDRSAWWLLLLLIPLVGWIVILIFNCQSGTPGENRFGPDPKIGA; translated from the coding sequence ATGGACTGGTATTTAAAAGTACTGCGCAACTACGTTGGATTTGGTGGCCGCGCCCGCCGCAAAGAGTACTGGATGTTCGTTCTGGTGAACTTCGTCCTGATTATGGTGCTGGGCATCGTGGATAAAATCCTCGGCTGGGAGCGCGCTGGCGGTGAAGGCGTACTCACTACGATTTATGGCTTGCTCGTTTTGCTGCCTTCATGGGCCGTGCTGTTTCGTCGTCTCCACGACACCGATCGTTCGGCGTGGTGGCTGCTGTTGCTGTTAATCCCGCTTGTCGGCTGGATCGTGATTTTAATTTTCAACTGTCAGAGCGGGACGCCGGGCGAAAACCGCTTTGGTCCGGATCCTAAGATCGGCGCGTAA
- the yqjA gene encoding DedA family general envelope maintenance protein YqjA, protein MELLTQLLHALWAQDFETLANPSMIGMLYFVLFMILFLENGLLPAAFLPGDSLLVLVGVLCAKGAMAFPQTILLLTVAASLGCWVSYIQGRWLGNTRIVQNWLSHLPAHYHQRAHHLFHKHGLSALLIGRFIAFVRTLLPTIAGLSGLSSARFQFFNWMSGLLWVLILTTLGYALGKTPVFMKYEDQLMSCLMLLPVVLLVFGLIGSLVVLWKKKYGARG, encoded by the coding sequence ATGGAACTTTTGACCCAACTGCTGCATGCCCTTTGGGCGCAGGATTTTGAAACGCTGGCCAACCCTTCCATGATTGGCATGCTCTATTTTGTCTTGTTTATGATTCTGTTCCTTGAGAATGGTTTGCTGCCTGCAGCCTTCTTGCCGGGCGACAGTTTGCTGGTGCTTGTCGGCGTGCTGTGTGCTAAAGGCGCAATGGCGTTCCCGCAAACCATTTTATTACTGACCGTCGCGGCCAGCCTTGGCTGCTGGGTGAGCTATATCCAGGGAAGATGGCTGGGCAATACCCGAATAGTACAGAACTGGCTTTCCCATCTGCCTGCGCACTATCACCAGCGGGCACACCACCTGTTCCATAAGCATGGGCTTTCCGCGCTGCTGATTGGCCGCTTTATCGCGTTTGTGCGCACCCTGCTGCCCACCATTGCCGGGCTGTCCGGGTTGAGCAGCGCACGCTTCCAGTTCTTCAACTGGATGAGCGGCCTGTTATGGGTTCTGATCCTGACGACGCTGGGCTATGCGCTGGGTAAGACGCCGGTCTTCATGAAATATGAAGATCAGCTGATGTCCTGCCTGATGCTGCTGCCTGTTGTTCTGCTGGTCTTCGGCCTGATCGGCTCGCTGGTTGTCCTGTGGAAGAAAAAATACGGAGCGCGAGGTTAA
- the exuR gene encoding transcriptional regulator ExuR, with protein MEITEPRRLYQQLAAELKDRIEQGVYLVGDKLPAERFIADEKSVSRTVVREAIIMLEVEGYVEVRKGSGIHVISNQPKHSPVADESLEFASYGPFELLQARQLIESNIAEFAATQVTKQDIMKLMEIQENARKEKCFRDSEWDLQFHVQVALATQNTALAAIVEKMWTQRVHNPYWKKLHDHIDSRTVDNWCDDHDQILKALIRKDPHAAKLAMWQHLENTKQMLFNETSDDFEFNADRYLFADNPVVHLDTAPSGAK; from the coding sequence ATGGAAATCACCGAACCACGTCGTTTATATCAACAACTTGCTGCCGAGCTGAAAGATCGCATCGAGCAAGGAGTCTATCTTGTCGGTGATAAACTTCCCGCCGAGCGCTTTATCGCGGATGAAAAAAGCGTAAGCCGAACCGTGGTGCGCGAAGCGATTATCATGCTGGAAGTGGAAGGCTACGTTGAGGTACGCAAAGGTTCCGGCATTCACGTTATTTCTAATCAGCCTAAACACTCTCCGGTGGCGGATGAAAGTCTTGAATTCGCCAGCTACGGTCCGTTTGAGCTGCTCCAGGCTCGCCAGCTGATCGAAAGCAATATTGCCGAATTTGCCGCCACGCAGGTGACCAAGCAGGACATCATGAAGCTGATGGAGATCCAGGAGAACGCTCGCAAGGAAAAATGTTTCCGTGATTCCGAGTGGGACCTGCAGTTTCACGTTCAGGTCGCCCTGGCAACCCAAAATACAGCGCTGGCGGCAATCGTTGAGAAAATGTGGACTCAGCGCGTTCACAACCCGTACTGGAAAAAACTGCACGATCATATTGATTCGCGTACCGTGGACAACTGGTGTGACGACCACGATCAAATTCTTAAGGCGCTGATTCGTAAAGATCCCCACGCCGCGAAGCTCGCCATGTGGCAGCACCTGGAAAACACCAAGCAGATGCTCTTCAATGAAACCAGTGACGACTTCGAATTTAACGCTGACCGTTATCTTTTTGCCGATAATCCTGTCGTTCATCTCGATACGGCCCCGAGCGGCGCAAAATAG
- a CDS encoding DUF883 family protein, whose translation MSKDTTSEHLRAELKSLADTLEEVLNSSADKSKEEVSKLRSKAEQALKESRYRLGETGDALAKQTREAAARADEYVRDNPWTGVGIGAAVGVVLGVLLTRR comes from the coding sequence ATGTCAAAAGATACGACGTCTGAACATCTGCGCGCTGAACTGAAATCCCTGGCCGATACCCTTGAAGAGGTGCTGAACTCCTCTGCCGATAAGTCGAAAGAAGAAGTAAGCAAGCTGCGCAGCAAAGCGGAGCAGGCGCTGAAAGAGAGCCGCTACCGCCTGGGTGAAACCGGTGATGCACTGGCGAAACAGACCCGTGAAGCGGCTGCGCGTGCAGATGAATATGTGCGCGACAATCCATGGACGGGAGTTGGTATTGGTGCCGCAGTGGGTGTGGTACTGGGTGTCCTGCTGACGCGTCGTTGA
- a CDS encoding phage holin family protein: MEDPRHAQGPANNVLGIGQRILTTLVGIAETRVRLAVVELEEEKANLFQMLLMLGLTMLFAAFGLMSLMVLIIWAIDPQYRLNAMIATTVVLLVAALIGGIWTMRKARRSTFLRHTRQELANDRALLEDDKP; the protein is encoded by the coding sequence ATGGAAGATCCTCGTCACGCACAAGGGCCTGCTAATAACGTCCTCGGCATCGGCCAGCGTATTTTAACGACGCTGGTTGGGATTGCCGAAACGCGCGTCCGGCTGGCAGTGGTCGAACTGGAAGAGGAGAAAGCGAACCTCTTCCAGATGCTGCTGATGCTCGGGCTGACCATGCTCTTCGCCGCGTTTGGTCTGATGAGCCTGATGGTGTTAATCATCTGGGCCATTGACCCGCAGTATCGACTTAACGCGATGATTGCCACGACCGTCGTTCTGCTGGTCGCGGCGCTGATTGGCGGCATATGGACGATGCGTAAAGCGCGCAGGTCCACTTTCCTGCGCCACACGCGCCAGGAACTGGCTAACGATCGCGCCCTGCTGGAGGATGACAAGCCGTGA
- a CDS encoding DoxX family protein, with the protein MKKLEDVGVLVARILMPILFIVAGWGKITGYAGTQQYMEAMGVPGFLLPLTILLEFGGGLAVLFGFLTRTTALFTAGFTLLTAFIFHSNFAEGVNSLMFMKNLTIAGGFLLLAITGPGAYSIDRVLNKKW; encoded by the coding sequence ATGAAAAAATTAGAAGATGTTGGTGTACTGGTCGCGCGTATTCTGATGCCAATTCTGTTTATCGTGGCAGGTTGGGGCAAAATTACCGGTTATGCGGGTACCCAGCAGTATATGGAAGCCATGGGCGTTCCGGGGTTCCTGTTGCCACTGACCATTCTGCTTGAGTTTGGCGGCGGCCTGGCGGTTCTGTTCGGCTTCCTGACCCGCACCACCGCGCTGTTTACCGCAGGCTTCACCTTGCTGACCGCGTTCATCTTCCATAGCAACTTTGCTGAAGGCGTGAACTCACTGATGTTTATGAAAAACCTGACCATCGCGGGTGGCTTCCTGCTGCTGGCGATTACCGGCCCAGGCGCATACAGCATCGACCGCGTTCTGAATAAGAAATGGTAA
- a CDS encoding L-cysteine desulfidase family protein, whose protein sequence is MSEQTHPLWNQFIRVVQEEVKPALGCTEPVSLALACAIAAEQLPGDVTKIEAWVSPNLMKNGLGVTVPGTGMVGLPIAAALGAIGGNAQAGLEVLKDVTADALARAKAMLNAGLVQVKLQEPCDEILYSRACVYAGEASAMVTIAGGHTRVVEVVCHGETRFSLDERQAEVSNDPLAVLSNTTLSQILEFVEQVPFEAIRFILEAGQLNDALSREGLSGKWGLHIGTTLNKQRARGWMAQDLGSDIVIRTSAASDARMGGATLPAMSNSGSGNQGITATMPVVVVAEHVQADDERLARALMLSHLSAIYIHYQLPRLSALCAATTAGMGAAAGMAWLMGGSYQTIAMAIGSMIGDVSGMICDGASNSCAMKVSTSVTSAWKAVMMALDESGVTGNEGIVAHDVEQSISNLCALACRSMQATDRQIIEIMASKV, encoded by the coding sequence ATGTCTGAGCAAACTCATCCTTTATGGAATCAATTTATTCGCGTAGTGCAGGAAGAAGTTAAGCCTGCGCTGGGGTGCACCGAGCCCGTTTCTCTGGCCCTTGCCTGTGCGATTGCCGCAGAGCAACTGCCCGGCGACGTCACGAAGATTGAGGCGTGGGTATCGCCGAATCTGATGAAGAACGGGCTTGGCGTAACGGTGCCGGGCACCGGCATGGTCGGGCTGCCCATTGCGGCGGCGCTGGGTGCCATCGGTGGCAATGCGCAGGCGGGGCTGGAAGTGCTGAAAGATGTCACCGCCGATGCGCTGGCGCGGGCCAAAGCAATGCTTAACGCCGGTCTGGTGCAGGTGAAATTGCAGGAGCCGTGCGATGAGATCCTCTATTCACGTGCCTGCGTCTACGCCGGTGAGGCCTCGGCCATGGTGACCATTGCGGGCGGACATACCCGCGTGGTGGAGGTGGTTTGTCACGGCGAAACGCGCTTCAGTCTTGACGAGCGGCAGGCCGAGGTAAGTAACGATCCGCTGGCTGTACTGTCAAACACCACGCTCTCGCAGATCCTGGAGTTTGTCGAACAGGTACCGTTCGAGGCGATCCGCTTTATCCTGGAAGCAGGGCAACTGAACGACGCGCTCTCTCGTGAAGGGCTTAGCGGGAAGTGGGGGCTACACATTGGCACCACCCTCAATAAGCAGCGCGCACGCGGATGGATGGCGCAGGATCTGGGTTCAGACATCGTTATCCGCACCAGTGCGGCCTCGGATGCCCGCATGGGCGGTGCGACGCTGCCGGCGATGAGTAACTCGGGCTCCGGGAATCAGGGAATTACAGCCACCATGCCGGTTGTCGTGGTCGCTGAACATGTTCAGGCCGATGACGAACGGCTGGCGCGGGCGCTGATGCTCTCGCATCTGTCGGCTATCTACATCCATTACCAGCTTCCGCGTTTGTCCGCGCTGTGTGCGGCGACAACGGCCGGTATGGGGGCCGCCGCAGGGATGGCGTGGCTGATGGGCGGAAGCTATCAGACGATTGCAATGGCCATCGGCAGTATGATCGGTGACGTCAGCGGGATGATCTGCGACGGGGCGTCTAACAGCTGCGCCATGAAAGTCTCGACCAGCGTCACCAGCGCCTGGAAAGCCGTGATGATGGCGCTGGATGAGTCGGGCGTGACGGGTAACGAAGGAATTGTGGCCCACGACGTAGAACAGTCTATCTCTAACCTGTGCGCCCTGGCGTGCCGCTCAATGCAGGCAACGGACCGGCAGATTATTGAGATTATGGCGAGTAAGGTGTAG
- a CDS encoding SLC5/6 family protein — translation MNMATNSSVIVSDSPAARRAGMSESEWREAIKFDSTDTGWVIMSIGMAIGAGIVFLPVQVGLMGLWVFLLSSIIGYPAMYLFQRLFINTLAESPECKDYPSVISGYLGKNWGILLGALYFVMLVIWMFVYSTAITNDSASYLHTFGVTEGLLSENPFYGLFLICILVAISSRGEKLLFKVSSLMVLTKLFVVAALGLSMIGLWHLANVGMLPPMGLLIKNAIITLPFTLTSILFIQTLSPMVISYRSREKSVEVARHKALRAMNIAFGILFVTVFFYAVSFTLAMGHDEAVKAYEQNISALAIAAQFISGDGAGWVKIVSVILNIFAVMTAFFGVYLGFREATQGIVMNILRRKMPAERINESIVQRGIMLFAILLAWSAIVLNAPVLSFTSICSPIFGMVGCLIPAWLVYKVPALHKYKGVSLVIIVITGLLLCVSPFLAFS, via the coding sequence ATGAATATGGCAACAAACAGCAGTGTGATTGTGAGTGATTCCCCTGCGGCAAGGCGGGCGGGAATGAGCGAAAGCGAATGGCGAGAGGCGATCAAATTCGACAGCACCGACACGGGCTGGGTCATCATGAGTATCGGGATGGCTATCGGCGCGGGTATCGTTTTTCTTCCGGTGCAGGTTGGATTAATGGGGCTGTGGGTCTTTTTGCTCTCCTCGATTATTGGCTATCCGGCCATGTACCTCTTCCAGCGATTATTTATTAATACGCTGGCGGAATCCCCGGAATGTAAAGACTACCCGAGCGTGATTAGCGGTTATTTAGGTAAAAACTGGGGCATCTTATTAGGTGCACTTTATTTCGTGATGCTGGTCATCTGGATGTTTGTCTATTCCACGGCTATCACCAACGACAGCGCATCCTATTTGCACACTTTCGGTGTCACCGAGGGGTTGCTGTCGGAAAATCCCTTCTACGGCTTATTCCTGATCTGTATTCTGGTTGCCATCTCTTCGCGCGGTGAAAAGCTGCTGTTTAAAGTCTCCAGCCTGATGGTGCTGACCAAATTATTTGTGGTGGCGGCGCTGGGGCTTTCAATGATCGGCCTCTGGCATTTAGCCAACGTCGGTATGCTGCCGCCGATGGGGTTGCTGATAAAAAATGCCATTATTACGCTGCCCTTTACCTTAACCTCCATTCTGTTTATCCAGACCTTAAGCCCGATGGTGATTTCCTATCGTTCACGGGAAAAATCCGTTGAGGTGGCGCGTCATAAGGCGCTGCGGGCGATGAATATCGCCTTTGGCATACTCTTTGTCACGGTCTTCTTCTACGCCGTCTCTTTCACCCTGGCGATGGGACACGACGAAGCGGTGAAAGCCTACGAGCAGAACATTTCCGCCCTGGCGATTGCGGCGCAGTTTATCAGCGGCGACGGCGCGGGCTGGGTCAAAATCGTCAGCGTGATCCTCAATATTTTTGCCGTGATGACCGCCTTCTTCGGCGTCTATCTCGGCTTCCGCGAAGCCACGCAGGGGATCGTGATGAATATCCTGCGCCGTAAAATGCCGGCTGAACGTATTAATGAAAGCATCGTCCAGCGCGGGATCATGCTGTTCGCTATCCTGCTGGCCTGGAGCGCGATCGTGTTAAACGCGCCGGTACTGAGCTTCACCTCTATCTGTAGCCCCATCTTCGGCATGGTGGGCTGCCTGATCCCTGCGTGGCTGGTCTACAAGGTACCGGCGCTGCATAAATATAAGGGCGTATCGCTGGTGATTATTGTCATCACCGGGCTGCTGCTTTGTGTTTCTCCTTTCCTCGCATTTTCCTGA
- the mzrA gene encoding EnvZ/OmpR regulon moderator MzrA, translated as MVISPLAMRRFACAFIALVMLSAVLLAWNTLSHQDATLAIRPVNQGGGVPDGFSVWHHLDANGIRFKSITPQDDVLLIKFDSRAQSAAAKAVLDRTLPHGYIIAQQEDDNPPAAWLSLIRDTSHRFG; from the coding sequence ATGGTTATCTCACCGCTCGCCATGCGCCGCTTTGCCTGTGCCTTTATTGCACTGGTGATGCTCAGTGCCGTACTGCTGGCCTGGAACACGCTTTCACATCAGGACGCTACGCTGGCCATTCGCCCGGTAAACCAGGGGGGCGGTGTGCCTGACGGTTTTTCTGTCTGGCATCATCTGGATGCAAACGGCATCCGCTTTAAAAGCATCACCCCGCAGGACGATGTTTTACTGATTAAGTTTGATTCCCGTGCGCAGAGCGCTGCCGCGAAAGCGGTTCTTGACCGTACGCTGCCGCACGGCTATATCATTGCCCAGCAGGAAGATGACAACCCGCCAGCCGCGTGGTTATCATTGATTCGCGATACGTCGCATCGGTTTGGATAA